One Thunnus thynnus chromosome 21, fThuThy2.1, whole genome shotgun sequence DNA segment encodes these proteins:
- the slc12a7b gene encoding solute carrier family 12 member 7 isoform X7 produces the protein MALFEEEMDSNPMVSSLLNKLANYTNLTQGAQEHEEADDDEGPKKKAVKSPQMGTFMGVYLPCLQNILGVILFLRLTWIVGTAGILESLAIVGLCCSCTMLTAISMSAIATNGVVPAGGSYYMISRSLGPEFGGAVGLCFYLGTTFAGSMYILGTIEILLTYIVPKIAIFVAERKEDEVDALLNNMRVYGTGCLALMSLVVFVGVKYVNKLALVFLACVILSILAIYAGVIKTIFEPPDFPVCLLGNRTLQNHNFDKCSKFEVIGNLTVTTKLWQLFCDGPDLNATCNEYFVNNNVTEVQGIPGLTSGVISENMWSEYGPLGMLVENKKLPSVAGGDPARDIYLPYVMNDITSFFTLLVGIYFPSVTGIMAGSNRSGDLRDAQKSIPIGTILAIATTSIIYVTCVVLFGGCIEGILLRDKFGDSVKGNLVIGTLSWPSPWVIVIGSFFSCCGAGLQSLTGAPRLLQAIARDGIVPFLQVFGHGKANGEPTWALLLTAGICEIGILIASLDAVAPILSMFFLMCYLFVNLACAVQTLLRTPNWRPRFKYYHWALSFLGMSLCLALMFISSWYYAIVAIAIAGCIYKYIEYRGAEKEWGDGIRGLSLNAARYALIRLEEAPPHTKNWRPQLLVLLNLDSDQVVKHPRLLSFTTQLKAGKGLTIVGNVLEGTYLTKETEAKSAEQNIKAAMSAERTKGFCHVVVSSNLRDGFSHLIQSAGLGGMKHNSVLMAWPGNWKQSNDPQSWKNFIETIRETTAAHQALLVAKNVDSFPTNQDRLGEGTIDVWWVVHDGGMLMLLPFLLRQHKVWRKCKMRIFTVAQMDDNSIQMKKDLQMFLYHLRLDAEVEVVEMHDNDISAFTYEKTLMMEQRSQMLKQMQLSRTEREREIQSITDESRSSIRRKNQGAAQTSNLSRQSSQTEDTQEDEAQLIHDRNTASHATINDKADTGPERVHMTWTKDKLFTERNRNREGNANVAVRDLFNMKPEWESLNQSNVRRMHTAIKLNEVVVNKSQGAHLVLLNMPGPPRNRGGDENYMEFLEVLLEGLNRVLLVRGGGREVITIYS, from the exons ATGGCACTTTTTGAG GAGGAGATGGACAGCAACCCCATGGTGTCATCTCTCCTCAATAAACTGGCAAACTACACCAATCTCACCCAGGGGGCCCAGGAGCATGAGGaggctgatgatgatgaggggCCCAAGAAGAAAGCTGTCAAG AGCCCTCAGATGGGGACCTTCATGGGTGTCTACCTCCCCTGCCTCCAGAATATTCTGGGGGTCATCCTGTTTCTTCGCCTTACCTGGATCGTCGGTACCGCCGGCATCTTGGAGTCCCTGGCTATTGTCGGCTTGTGCTGCTCTTGT ACCATGCTGACAGCCATATCCATGAGTGCAATCGCTACTAATGGAGTTGTGCCAG CTGGAGGCTCCTACTACATGATTTCCAGATCTCTCGGTCCAGAGTTTGGTGGAGCGGTCGGTCTTTGTTTCTACCTGGGCACAACCTTCGCTGGTTCCATGTACATCCTGGGTACTATAGAGATTCTACTG ACCTACATAGTGCCTAAGATAGCCATCTTTgtggcagagagaaaagaggatgaGGTGGATGCCTTGCTGAATAACATGCGTGTTTATGGGACAGGCTGCCTTGCACTGATGTCCTTGGTCGTCTTTGTAGGGGTCAAATACGTCAATAAGCTAGCTCTAGTTTTCCTGGCCTGTGTCATTCTTTCCATCCTCGCCATCTATGCTGGAGTCATCAAGACCATCTTTGAGCCACCTGACTTTCC TGTTTGTTTGCTGGGGAATCGCACTCTGCAGAACCACAACTTTGACAAGTGTTCTAAGTTTGAGGTGATAGGCAACTTGACTGTCACTACCAAGCTGTGGCAGCTGTTCTGTGATGGACCCGACCTAAATGCCACCTGCAACGAATATTTTGTCAACAACAATGTGACTGAGGTGCAGGGCATCCCTGGACTGACCAGCGGAGTTATTTCAG AAAATATGTGGTCAGAATATGGCCCTCTGGGTATGCTGGTGGAAAACAAGAAGTTGCCATCTGTTGCTGGAGGTGACCCCGCCCGAGATATCTACCTGCCCTATGTAATGAACGATATCACCAGCTTCTTCACACTACTGGTCGGCATCTACTTTCCCTCTGTCACTG GTATCATGGCTGGTTCAAACCGGTCAGGTGACTTGCGAGATGCCCAGAAGTCCATCCCCATTGGGACCATCCTGGCTATTGCTACCACCTCCATCATCT ACGTCACCTGTGTGGTGCTATTTGGTGGCTGCATCGAGGGCATTTTGCTTCGAGACAA GTTTGGTGACTCTGTGAAAGGGAACCTTGTCATTGGCACACTGTCTTGGCCCTCACCTTGGGTTATTGTGATTGgttctttcttttcctgctgCGGAGCTGGGCTACAAAGTTTGACCGGGGCCCCACGGCTGCTGCAAGCCATCGCACGAGATGGCATCGTACCGTTCTTACAG GTGTTTGGTCATGGGAAAGCTAATGGAGAACCTACCTGGGCTCTACTGCTGACTGCTGGGATCTGTGAGATCGGCATCCTCATCGCTTCCCTGGACGCTGTGGCTCCTATCCTCTCCAT GTTTTTCCTCATGTGCTACCTGTTTGTCAACCTGGCCTGTGCAGTTCAGACCTTGCTGCGAACGCCCAACTGGAGACCACGCTTCAAATACTACCACTG GGCTCTGTCCTTCCTGGGGATGAGCTTGTGTCTCGCCCTCATGTTCATCTCGTCCTGGTATTATGCTATTGTGGCCATAGCCATCGCTGGCTGCATCTACAAATACATTGAATACCGAGG GGCAGAGAAGGAGTGGGGTGATGGCATCCGTGGCTTGTCTCTTAATGCAGCCCGCTATGCTCTCATTCGCCTTGAGGAGGCTCCACCACACACCAAGAACTGGAG GCCTCAGTTGTTGGTGCTTCTGAACCTGGACTCAGATCAAGTGGTCAAACACCCTCGTCTGCTGTCGTTCACCACTCAACTGAAGGCGGGGAAAGGCCTGACTATAGTGGGGAATGTTTTAGAGGGAACCTATCTcaccaaagagacagaggcaAAGAGTGCTGAGCAG AACATCAAGGCTGCCATGTCAGCAGAGCGTACCAAGGGTTTCTGCCATGTCGTAGTGTCTTCCAACCTCAGAGATGGCTTCTCCCATCTCATCCAGTCTGCGGGGCTGGGAGGCATGAAGCACAACAGCGTCCTAATGGCCTGGCCTGGAAACTGGAAGCAGTCCAATGACCCACAGTCATGGAAGAATTTCATAG AGACGATACGGGAGACCACGGCTGCCCATCAGGCTTTGCTTGTGGCCAAGAATGTGGACAGTTTCCCTACAAACCAGGACCGCCTCGGGGAGGGCACTATCGACGTGTGGTGGGTGGTTCACGACGGTGGCATGCTCATGCTGCTGCCCTTCCTGCTGCGACAACACaag GTGTGGAGGAAATGTAAGATGCGCATCTTCACCGTGGCCCAGATGGATGACAACAGCATCCAAATGAAGAAAGATCTCCAGATGTTCCTTTACCACCTGCGACTGGATGCAGAAGTAGAAGTAGTGGAGATG CATGATAACGACATCTCAGCCTTCACCTATGAGAAGACGCTGATGATGGAGCAGAGGTCTCAGATGCTGAAACAGATGCAACTCTCCAGGaccgagagggagagagag ATTCAGAGTATCACTGACGAATCACGTAGCTCAATCCGGAGGAAGAACCAGGGCGCTGCCCAGACCTCGAACCTCAGCCGGCAATCCTCTCAGACGGAGGACACTCAGGAGGATGAG GCCCAGCTGATCCACGACAGAAACACAGCGTCTCACGCCACAATAAACGACAAGGCAGACACTGGACCTGAGCGGGTTCACATGACCTGGACCAAGGACAAGCTTTTCACGGAGCGTAACCGCAACCGTGAGGGCAACGCCAACGTGGCTGTACGAGACCTGTTTAACATGAAACC AGAGTGGGAGAGTCT GAACCAGTCTAACGTTCGTCGGATGCACACAGCTATCAAGCTGAACGAGGTGGTTGTCAACAAGTCGCAGGGCGCTCACCTGGTGCTGCTCAACATGCCCGGACCACCgaggaacagaggaggagatgaaaacT ATATGGAGTTTCTGGAGGTTCTCCTCGAGGGTCTGAACCGGGTGCTGCTGGTCCGAGGCGGTGGCCGTGAAGTCATCACCATctactcttaa